The region TGCGTCGCGCCTCCGCTACGGCATCGTCGAAGTCCTCGTCGGGATCGTTGATCAGGCGCTCGGTGGCGACGGCGTGCAGCCGGATGTCGATGTCACGGTGCGAGGCCCGCGCCCGCAGCATCGGCACGGCGACCTCGCCGAGCGCGACGATGGAGCGGGTGAGGCTGCGCTGCGTCTCTCGTCCGCCTCGTCCGAGCTGGGAGGCCAGCGCCTCCGCCAGCTGCGCTTCCTGGCCCGCGGGAACGAGCCCGGCGGCGGTGCGCCACGCGGTCGTCGCCACCTCGTCGTGCGGGTCGCGCAGCACCTCGGCCGTGATCGCGGACCAGCCGCGCGGGTCGCCGATCTTCGACAGCGTGTGCAGTGCCTGGCTGCGCGCTTGAGGGCTGTCGGCCCCCACCTCGTAGAGCAGCCGCGGAACCGTGTGGGATGACGGATGCCGCGTGAGCGCCCAGGTGAGCATGTCGCGCACGAAGAAGTCAGGCTCGACGCCGCTGCGGTCGACGAGCACGGGGACGAACCGCACGTCGGGATACGTGCCGGCCGCGAGCGCGGTCTGCAGTCGAGCGGACGACGACTCGTCGCCCAGCGCCGCCCGCAGGCGATCGGCGGGCCCGGTTGCGTCTGGCGAGGTCATGCAGTCCATCCTCCATCAGACTCGCATCCTCCATCAGTATCAGAGCGACCGCAGGAACCCCGCCATCTCGTCGAGCGTGCGCAGCGCGCCGGGGAGACCCGGGGTGTTGAGGTGCCCGTGCAGCACTCCGGTCTCCAGGTATTCGCGAACGGGCACGCCCGCGGCGCGCAGGCGTGCGGCGGCATCCTGGGCCGAGGGCAGGAGGTCGTCGTACTCGGCACCGATCACGAGTGTCGGCGGCAGCCCGGCGAAGTGGGCGGCACCCGGATGGGCGCTGCCCGGGTAGGCGCTGCCCGGGTAGGCGCTGCCCGGGTAGGCGCTGCCCGGGTACGCGAGGGGCGGCGGGTCGTCGGCGAGCGGGCCGAGGTAGAAGGTCGCCATCGCGGTCATCTTCGCGGGCGGGAAGCGCACCGACGCGGGCAGCTGTGCCATGCGGGCCGTCAGGTCGGCCGGCGCGGGCGGGTTCACCCGGTGCAGGTACGGGTACGCGAGCACCAGGCCGGCCAATGCCACCTCGTCGCGCAGCCTCAGCGCAGCGGCCAGCGCGAGGTTGCCGCCGGCGCTCGTTCCGCCCAGCACCACGGGCCCGGCGAGCGCACCCACCACGGCGACCACGTCGTCTAGCCCGGCCGGGAACGCCGCGAGCCGGTAGCCGACCGAGACGACCGTGGCGCCCGCCCGCGCGACGAGTTCGCGCGCCACCACGTCGGCCTCGGGCATGTCGAGATCGCCGGCCGCGAATCCGCCGCCGTGCAGCCAGACCACGGTCGGCCCGGCCGAGCCGTAGGTGCGCACCGGAACCCCGGCGACCGTCGACGACACGACCGGGCACGCCGGCGCCGCGTAGGAACCGAGCGGCGCCGCCATCGACTCCCCCGAGTCGAGGCGCGAGGCG is a window of Conyzicola nivalis DNA encoding:
- a CDS encoding HEAT repeat domain-containing protein gives rise to the protein MTSPDATGPADRLRAALGDESSSARLQTALAAGTYPDVRFVPVLVDRSGVEPDFFVRDMLTWALTRHPSSHTVPRLLYEVGADSPQARSQALHTLSKIGDPRGWSAITAEVLRDPHDEVATTAWRTAAGLVPAGQEAQLAEALASQLGRGGRETQRSLTRSIVALGEVAVPMLRARASHRDIDIRLHAVATERLINDPDEDFDDAVAEARRTAL
- a CDS encoding alpha/beta hydrolase fold domain-containing protein encodes the protein MTLDPTLASRLDSGESMAAPLGSYAAPACPVVSSTVAGVPVRTYGSAGPTVVWLHGGGFAAGDLDMPEADVVARELVARAGATVVSVGYRLAAFPAGLDDVVAVVGALAGPVVLGGTSAGGNLALAAALRLRDEVALAGLVLAYPYLHRVNPPAPADLTARMAQLPASVRFPPAKMTAMATFYLGPLADDPPPLAYPGSAYPGSAYPGSAYPGSAHPGAAHFAGLPPTLVIGAEYDDLLPSAQDAAARLRAAGVPVREYLETGVLHGHLNTPGLPGALRTLDEMAGFLRSL